In one window of Acanthochromis polyacanthus isolate Apoly-LR-REF ecotype Palm Island chromosome 8, KAUST_Apoly_ChrSc, whole genome shotgun sequence DNA:
- the LOC110956394 gene encoding F-box/LRR-repeat protein 14-like has translation MSEMETHISCLFPEILAIIFSYLDVKDKGRVAQVCVAWRDASYHKSVWRGVEAKLHLRRANPSLFPSLQTKGIKKVQILSLRRSLSYVIQGVPHIESLNLCGCFNLTDNGLGHAFVQDIPSLRVLNLSLCKQITDSSLGRIAQYLKNLEVLELGGCSNITNTGLLLIAWGLHRLKSLNLRSCRHVSDVGIGHLSGMTRSAAEGCLSLEKLTLQDCQKLTDFSLKHVSKGLNKLKVLNLSFSGGISDAGMIHLSNMTHLCSLNLRSCDNISDTGIMHLAMGSLRLSGLDVSFCDKIGDQSLAYIAQGLYQLKSLSLCSCHISDDGINRMVRQMHELKTLNIGQCVRITDKGLELIADHLTQLTGIDLYGCTKITKRGLERITRLPCLKVLNLGLWQVTESERMR, from the coding sequence ATGTCTGAAATGGAGACACATATATCGTGCCTTTTCCCGGAAATTTTGGCCATTATATTCAGTTACCTGGACGTTAAAGACAAAGGAAGAGTAGCCCAAGTCTGCGTGGCCTGGAGAGACGCGTCCTACCACAAGTCTGTGTGGAGGGGGGTGGAAGCCAAACTCCATCTGCGGAGAGCCAATCCGTCTCTGTTCCCCAGCCTGCAGACCAAGGGCATCAAGAAGGTGCAGATCCTCAGCCTGAGGCGAAGTCTGAGTTACGTGATTCAGGGGGTGCCGCACATCGAAAGCCTTAACCTGTGTGGATGTTTCAACCTCACAGACAATGGTCTGGGACATGCCTTTGTGCAGGACATCCCATCACTGCGGGTCCTGAACCTCAGCCTTTGTAAACAGATCACTGACTCTAGCCTGGGCAGGATCGCCCAGTACCTCAAAAACCTGGAGGTGCTTGAACTCGGGGGATGCAGCAACATCACAAACACGGGCCTGTTGCTCATCGCCTGGGGCTTGCACAGACTCAAGAGCCTTAACCTGCGCAGCTGCAGGCATGTGTCGGATGTGGGCATCGGTCACCTGTCAGGTATGACCCGCAGTGCTGCAGAGGGCTGCCTGTCCCTGGAGAAGCTAACCTTGCAGGACTGCCAGAAGCTGACTGACTTTTCCCTCAAACACGTCTCAAAGGGCCTAAACAAGCTTAAAGTGCTCAACCTCAGCTTCAGCGGGGGGATATCGGATGCAGGGATGATCCACCTGTCAAACATGACCCACCTGTGCAGCCTGAACCTGCGGTCGTGCGATAACATCAGTGACACTGGCATAATGCATCTGGCTATGGGCTCCCTCCGGCTGTCTGGACTTGATGTCTCCTTCTGCGATAAGATCGGGGACCAGAGCCTGGCTTACATCGCCCAGGGCTTGTACCAGCTCAAGTCCCTGTCTCTGTGCTCCTGTCACATCAGCGACGACGGCATCAACAGGATGGTACGCCAGATGCACGAACTCAAGACTCTAAACATTGGACAGTGTGTGCGAATCACAGACAAAGGGCTGGAGTTGATAGCTGACCACTTGACCCAGCTGACAGGGATCGATCTGTATGGTTGTACCAAGATCACCAAGAGGGGTCTGGAGAGGATAACGCGGCTGCCGTGCCTTAAAGTATTAAACCTGGGACTGTGGCAGGTGACCGAGAGCGAGAGAATGAGGTGA